One genomic region from Polynucleobacter sp. MWH-P3-07-1 encodes:
- the rho gene encoding transcription termination factor Rho: MQLTELKVLHVSALLEMAASLEIENTQRMRKQELMFAILKKRAKSGETVFGDGTLEVLPDGFGFLRSPEASYMASPDDIYISPAQIRRFNLHTGDSVEGEVRTPKDGERYFALVKVDKINGLAPEALKNRIMFENLTPLHPNRVISLERDIKAEENLTGRIIDMISPIGYGQRGLLVASPKSGKTVMMQHIAHAISANNPDAILIVLLVDERPEEVTEMQRSVRGEVVASTFDEPAVRHVQVAEMVIEKAKRLVEMGKDVIILLDSITRLARAYNTVVPSSGKVLSGGVDANALQRPKRFFGAARNIEEGGSLTIIATALIETGSRMDDLIYEEFKGTGNMEVHLERRLAERRVYPAINLNKSGTRREELLVKAENLQKIWVLRKLLADMDDIEAMNFIVDKLKSTKNNSEFFDLMRRGG; the protein is encoded by the coding sequence ATGCAATTAACTGAACTTAAAGTCCTCCACGTATCCGCCCTGCTTGAAATGGCAGCCAGCCTGGAGATTGAAAACACCCAACGGATGCGCAAACAAGAATTGATGTTTGCCATTCTCAAGAAACGCGCGAAGTCTGGCGAGACTGTCTTCGGTGATGGCACCTTAGAGGTATTGCCGGATGGCTTTGGTTTCTTACGCTCTCCAGAAGCCTCTTATATGGCTTCTCCAGACGACATCTATATTTCCCCTGCGCAGATCCGCCGCTTTAACTTGCATACCGGTGATAGCGTTGAGGGTGAAGTACGGACCCCTAAAGATGGTGAGCGTTACTTTGCTTTAGTCAAAGTCGACAAGATCAATGGTCTAGCACCAGAGGCCCTCAAGAACCGCATCATGTTCGAGAACCTCACACCACTTCACCCTAATCGTGTGATCTCTTTAGAGCGCGATATCAAGGCAGAAGAAAACCTTACTGGCCGCATCATCGATATGATCTCGCCGATTGGTTATGGTCAGCGTGGCCTTTTAGTTGCATCACCTAAGTCTGGTAAGACCGTGATGATGCAGCACATTGCGCATGCGATCTCTGCCAATAATCCCGATGCTATCTTGATCGTTCTACTCGTAGATGAGCGTCCTGAAGAGGTTACTGAAATGCAACGCTCGGTGCGCGGTGAAGTTGTCGCCTCTACTTTTGATGAGCCTGCAGTGCGCCACGTTCAAGTTGCCGAGATGGTGATCGAAAAAGCCAAACGTTTAGTTGAGATGGGTAAAGATGTGATTATCTTGCTCGATTCGATTACCCGTTTAGCGCGCGCTTACAACACCGTTGTACCTTCCTCAGGCAAGGTGCTCTCCGGTGGTGTGGATGCCAATGCTTTGCAACGTCCAAAACGTTTCTTTGGTGCGGCTCGTAATATTGAAGAAGGTGGTTCACTCACCATCATCGCAACTGCCCTGATTGAAACCGGTAGCCGTATGGATGACTTGATCTACGAGGAATTCAAAGGTACTGGCAATATGGAAGTCCACCTTGAGCGTCGTTTGGCTGAGCGCCGTGTTTACCCTGCGATCAACCTGAATAAGTCTGGCACCCGTCGTGAAGAGCTCTTGGTCAAGGCCGAGAACCTCCAGAAGATCTGGGTATTGCGTAAATTGTTGGCCGATATGGACGATATTGAGGCGATGAACTTCATCGTGGATAAGCTCAAATCGACTAAAAACAACAGTGAATTCTTCGATTTAATGCGTCGTGGTGGCTAA
- the trxA gene encoding thioredoxin TrxA, whose product MSAGIKHVTDASFEQDVLKSDKPVLLDFWAEWCGPCKMIGPILEELSGEYGDKLQIAKMNVDENQGVPAQFNIRGIPTLILFKNGTVAAQKVGALAKSQLSAFIDSNI is encoded by the coding sequence ATGAGTGCCGGCATTAAACACGTAACAGACGCTTCTTTTGAGCAAGACGTCCTCAAGTCCGATAAACCTGTATTGCTCGACTTCTGGGCTGAATGGTGCGGTCCTTGCAAAATGATCGGCCCTATCCTTGAGGAGCTCTCAGGTGAATACGGCGATAAATTGCAAATCGCCAAGATGAATGTGGATGAGAACCAAGGTGTTCCAGCCCAATTTAATATCCGCGGCATTCCGACCCTCATTTTGTTTAAAAACGGTACGGTTGCTGCTCAAAAAGTAGGCGCCCTGGCTAAATCCCAGTTATCCGCCTTTATTGACAGCAATATCTAA